In Dolichospermum flos-aquae CCAP 1403/13F, the following proteins share a genomic window:
- a CDS encoding HNH endonuclease: MSSLSETIRQKVRERAENRCEYCLSHQDYIMGRLQIDHIQPVAKGGDDTEDNLCLACELCNQYKWTQTENLDPKSGEIVSLFNPRQQQWQKHFTWSPEGTEIIGLTACGRATIGALRLNNSLAVTVRKNWVKAGWHPPN, encoded by the coding sequence ATGAGTTCTCTATCTGAAACCATACGCCAAAAAGTGAGAGAACGGGCAGAAAATCGCTGTGAGTATTGCCTTAGTCATCAAGATTATATTATGGGTAGATTGCAAATTGACCATATCCAACCTGTAGCTAAAGGAGGAGATGATACAGAAGATAATCTCTGTTTAGCGTGTGAATTATGTAATCAATACAAATGGACACAAACTGAGAATTTAGATCCTAAATCTGGTGAAATAGTTTCTCTATTTAATCCTCGTCAACAACAATGGCAAAAACATTTTACTTGGAGTCCAGAGGGGACAGAAATTATCGGTCTGACAGCCTGTGGTCGTGCTACAATCGGGGCGTTGAGATTGAATAATAGTTTAGCTGTTACTGTGCGTAAAAATTGGGTTAAAGCAGGTTGGCATCCACCAAATTAA
- a CDS encoding S8 family peptidase: MPNLTDIPGISQIWTRTKGDPRIKIAILDGAADLERSCFQGAKFSQFKPYWAEDIELNEEYYYYLNLSLEFNQQQKDKKDDPDHDKEESKKEREAFFAPFPPAIRQRIELSSHATHISSTILGQHGTPAPGIAPLCTALNIPISFANDDFISPINLTHAINTAWQWGANIIHIAACHPTQTGVAPDLFARAVKQCQDNNMLIVAPGGNDKGECWCIPSLLPGVITVGAMRDDGQPFKFSNYGGEYQHKGVMANGENILGAQPGTEEPIRQKGTSCAAPIVTGISALLMSLQLQRGEQPNAEAVREAILNSAIPCNPEEVEEPERCLLGKLNIPGAFQLLTGEKLEPHLQPLSYQGVQQPHPQPLSYEERGVGISRSQVLPGNATLEALPLTIPSGRALETAFPVGDWEREIQRSEITQGVTPSAASKLVYALGTIGYDFGNEARRDSFKQLMPAVNMDGAIIPANPYDSRQMVDYLSVNPTEAKPLIWTLNQELTPIYALEPVSGFAADIYEILILMLQGQIQPENSDDFVERVSIPARLTDRTVELFSGQVVPVISLTNTRGMYGWKVNSLVDAALQTVITGETAPAQEIAMRKALSSFLNRVYYDLQNLGQLAKDRALNFSVTNAFQAASSFSQAISTGMQLDSIEVEKSPFCRINSDCWDVKLKFFDPENGRRAKKVFLFTIDVSDRIPVTLGQVRSWSVRK, translated from the coding sequence ATGCCTAACCTTACCGACATCCCCGGAATTTCCCAAATTTGGACACGCACAAAAGGCGACCCCCGCATTAAAATTGCTATCCTTGATGGTGCAGCCGACTTAGAACGTAGTTGTTTTCAAGGGGCAAAATTTAGTCAATTTAAACCCTATTGGGCAGAAGATATTGAACTTAACGAAGAATACTATTATTATCTCAATTTATCTTTAGAATTTAACCAACAACAAAAAGACAAAAAAGACGACCCCGACCACGATAAAGAAGAATCAAAAAAAGAACGAGAGGCATTTTTTGCACCTTTCCCTCCAGCTATTAGACAACGCATTGAATTATCCAGTCATGCTACTCACATTTCTAGCACTATCTTAGGACAACACGGTACACCAGCCCCTGGTATTGCCCCTTTATGTACAGCATTAAATATTCCTATTTCCTTCGCTAATGATGATTTTATTTCCCCTATCAACCTTACCCACGCTATTAATACCGCTTGGCAATGGGGAGCGAATATTATCCATATCGCTGCTTGTCACCCTACCCAAACCGGAGTAGCACCAGATTTATTTGCCCGTGCTGTGAAACAATGCCAAGATAATAATATGTTAATTGTTGCCCCAGGTGGTAACGATAAAGGTGAATGTTGGTGTATTCCCTCTCTTCTTCCTGGTGTGATTACAGTGGGTGCAATGCGAGATGATGGCCAACCGTTTAAATTTAGTAATTATGGCGGAGAATATCAACATAAAGGGGTAATGGCTAACGGTGAAAATATTTTAGGCGCCCAACCGGGAACAGAAGAACCTATCAGACAAAAAGGGACTAGTTGCGCTGCACCCATTGTCACAGGTATTTCTGCTTTATTAATGAGTCTGCAATTGCAACGAGGAGAACAACCCAACGCTGAAGCAGTGCGGGAAGCGATTTTAAATAGTGCTATTCCCTGTAACCCGGAAGAAGTGGAAGAACCAGAACGCTGTTTATTAGGTAAGTTGAATATTCCCGGTGCGTTTCAATTATTGACGGGAGAAAAGTTAGAACCTCACCTCCAGCCCCTCTCCTATCAGGGAGTACAACAACCTCACCCCCAACCCCTCTCCTATGAGGAGAGGGGAGTAGGAATCTCTCGTTCCCAGGTTCTACCTGGGAATGCTACATTAGAGGCTCTGCCTCTCACTATACCGTCAGGCAGAGCCTTGGAGACGGCATTCCCAGTCGGAGACTGGGAACGAGAAATTCAAAGAAGTGAAATAACTCAAGGTGTCACCCCTAGTGCGGCTTCTAAATTGGTATATGCTTTAGGAACAATTGGTTATGATTTTGGTAATGAAGCCAGAAGGGACTCGTTTAAACAATTAATGCCAGCAGTGAATATGGACGGGGCAATTATCCCTGCTAATCCCTATGATAGCCGACAAATGGTTGATTACTTGTCAGTAAATCCTACGGAAGCTAAACCTTTAATTTGGACTCTCAACCAAGAATTAACTCCTATTTATGCTTTAGAGCCTGTAAGCGGTTTTGCCGCAGATATCTATGAAATCCTGATTTTGATGTTACAGGGACAAATTCAACCAGAAAACAGTGATGATTTTGTGGAACGGGTAAGTATACCTGCAAGGTTAACAGATAGAACTGTGGAGTTATTTTCTGGTCAGGTTGTGCCTGTAATTAGTCTTACGAATACTAGGGGAATGTATGGCTGGAAAGTCAACAGTTTGGTAGATGCGGCTTTGCAAACTGTAATTACGGGAGAAACTGCACCAGCCCAAGAAATAGCTATGAGAAAGGCTTTGAGTAGTTTCTTAAATCGAGTATACTATGATTTGCAAAATTTAGGACAATTGGCAAAAGATCGAGCGTTGAATTTTTCTGTAACTAATGCTTTCCAAGCTGCTTCTAGTTTTTCTCAAGCTATTTCTACAGGGATGCAGCTTGATAGTATTGAAGTGGAAAAAAGTCCTTTTTGTCGGATTAATAGTGATTGTTGGGATGTGAAATTAAAGTTTTTTGACCCAGAAAATGGTCGCAGGGCTAAAAAGGTGTTTTTGTTTACCATTGATGTTAGTGACAGAATTCCTGTGACTCTAGGTCAAGTCCGCTCTTGGTCTGTGCGGAAATAA
- a CDS encoding Uma2 family endonuclease: MISTTAISPILTIPPLENGDKLTRHEFERRYHAMPNLKKAELIEGVVYVASPLRIKSHGEPHAYIMTWLGVYKAATPGIGFADNATVLIDTDNEPQPDALLRIETGGQSRINKDDYVEGAPELIVEIAASSASYDLHEKLKVYRRNQVQEYLIWRVYDHQFDWFRLQQGEYIQLQANADNIICSQIFPGLWLDKIALLGGDLGTVLAVLQQGLASPEHENFISRLSS; encoded by the coding sequence ATGATATCTACTACTGCAATTTCTCCCATCTTAACTATTCCTCCCCTAGAAAACGGCGACAAATTAACCCGTCATGAATTTGAACGGCGTTATCATGCCATGCCGAATCTCAAAAAAGCCGAATTAATTGAAGGAGTAGTTTACGTGGCATCACCATTAAGAATCAAAAGTCATGGAGAACCCCATGCTTATATTATGACTTGGCTGGGAGTTTATAAAGCAGCTACACCGGGCATAGGTTTCGCCGATAATGCCACAGTGCTAATAGATACAGATAACGAACCACAACCGGATGCTTTATTAAGAATTGAAACAGGAGGACAATCAAGAATAAATAAAGATGATTATGTAGAAGGTGCGCCAGAATTAATAGTAGAAATTGCTGCTTCTAGTGCTTCCTATGATTTACATGAAAAACTCAAAGTTTATCGTCGTAATCAAGTCCAAGAATATTTAATCTGGCGAGTTTATGACCATCAATTTGATTGGTTTAGATTACAACAAGGGGAGTATATTCAACTTCAAGCCAATGCAGATAATATAATTTGTTCCCAAATATTCCCCGGTTTATGGTTAGATAAAATAGCATTATTAGGAGGAGATTTAGGTACAGTATTAGCTGTTTTGCAGCAGGGTTTAGCAAGTCCAGAACATGAGAATTTTATTAGTAGATTATCTAGTTAA
- a CDS encoding XisH family protein has protein sequence MPAKDVFHDAVRIGLEKEGWVITDDPLRIEVGDVEMYIDLGAEQVLAAEREGEKIAVEIKSFIGTSNISQFHQAIGQFFNYHLALEEQQPERVLYLAIPSGIYYSFFQLQFIKTVVQRSQLKIMIYDPVQEVIVAWKN, from the coding sequence ATGCCAGCTAAAGATGTTTTTCATGATGCTGTTAGGATAGGGTTAGAAAAAGAAGGTTGGGTAATTACAGATGATCCTTTAAGGATAGAAGTTGGTGATGTGGAAATGTATATTGATCTCGGTGCGGAACAAGTTTTAGCTGCTGAAAGAGAAGGAGAAAAAATAGCGGTGGAAATTAAGAGTTTTATTGGTACATCTAATATTTCTCAATTTCATCAAGCCATTGGACAATTTTTTAATTATCATTTGGCATTAGAAGAACAACAACCAGAACGAGTTTTATATTTAGCTATTCCTTCAGGAATTTATTACTCTTTCTTTCAATTGCAGTTTATTAAAACAGTTGTTCAGCGTTCCCAACTTAAAATCATGATTTATGATCCAGTTCAGGAGGTAATTGTAGCATGGAAAAACTAG
- a CDS encoding transposase has product MPRKPRNIKPGYSYHITTRCNNREFKLSRRECREVFLYAIKKALDKYNFQLYALCIMSNHVHYLIAPKQPEELPKIMHFLNWYTAMCFNRMLRRTGHGSTSLTTSFWEKRYYCDGFPASDKERALNTLRYIHANPKAAKMRQSFFYDFSNYGSYERLTDDGLTQWHPAFLRLGNSLEECAKKYKGFCQKYKPKEKTPTQYHWGSKLLAGVHLTNQGSTTNPKKSKSGFPPPPPCQVSETPEVTEVVRQFIAANRAPRDVEIDF; this is encoded by the coding sequence ATGCCCAGAAAACCTCGAAATATCAAACCCGGATACTCTTATCACATAACAACCCGTTGCAATAACCGTGAATTTAAGCTATCACGGCGTGAATGTCGGGAAGTGTTTCTTTATGCGATAAAAAAGGCTTTGGATAAATACAATTTCCAGCTTTATGCTTTGTGCATTATGTCAAATCATGTTCATTATTTGATTGCACCTAAACAGCCAGAAGAGTTACCCAAAATTATGCACTTCCTGAATTGGTACACGGCGATGTGTTTCAATCGGATGTTAAGAAGAACGGGACATGGTTCGACTTCGCTCACCACAAGCTTTTGGGAGAAACGATATTACTGTGATGGGTTTCCTGCTTCAGACAAAGAAAGAGCATTAAATACTTTACGCTACATTCACGCTAATCCTAAAGCTGCCAAAATGCGCCAGAGTTTTTTCTATGACTTCAGCAATTATGGCAGTTATGAACGCTTAACTGATGATGGTTTAACTCAATGGCATCCGGCTTTTTTACGACTGGGAAACAGCTTAGAAGAATGTGCCAAAAAGTATAAAGGCTTCTGCCAAAAGTATAAACCCAAGGAGAAGACCCCAACCCAATACCACTGGGGTAGTAAGCTGTTGGCTGGGGTTCATCTCACAAATCAGGGTTCAACCACCAACCCCAAAAAATCTAAGTCCGGTTTTCCGCCACCCCCCCCGTGCCAGGTATCCGAAACCCCCGAAGTGACAGAGGTTGTCCGTCAATTCATCGCTGCGAACCGTGCGCCAAGGGATGTAGAAATAGACTTTTGA
- a CDS encoding LynF/TruF/PatF family peptide O-prenyltransferase: protein MITYDNFVTDSEINLTHIGKHKQVFEIEDYLFPLGHFEKLVQGQKDAIIDCACKIDHDRLHAARFTLTWTKPDAKSQINAALNFFNAVAARVEVKLNYQLLHKFLGNNFDFSKVIKVLIGVDARREVKDSRLKLFIWIDNYLEKTETAISLCGNSPELRSILTNNNLLIGFDFSLNGSHEIEVYPTLSAEEFVRENVQIRLAKILPAKALEFLKVCHLLQIGFSQANESKILYFHPTDHNYFVDNLGNHLADRVHAYYRHQAVRALVVCIPESELIKSSIQKLNMYYNT, encoded by the coding sequence ATGATTACCTACGATAATTTCGTCACTGACAGTGAAATTAACCTAACTCATATTGGCAAGCACAAGCAAGTTTTTGAGATAGAAGACTATCTTTTTCCTTTAGGGCATTTTGAAAAATTAGTTCAAGGACAAAAAGATGCCATAATTGACTGTGCTTGTAAAATTGATCATGATAGACTTCATGCTGCTAGGTTCACTCTGACATGGACAAAACCAGACGCTAAAAGCCAAATCAATGCAGCACTAAATTTTTTTAATGCTGTGGCTGCAAGAGTTGAAGTGAAGTTAAATTATCAGCTACTACATAAATTTTTAGGCAATAATTTCGACTTCAGTAAAGTTATTAAAGTGTTGATAGGAGTAGATGCCAGAAGAGAAGTCAAAGATTCACGTTTGAAACTGTTTATTTGGATTGATAATTATTTAGAAAAAACAGAAACAGCAATTTCTTTGTGCGGTAACAGCCCAGAATTGCGATCAATCTTAACTAATAATAACTTGTTAATTGGTTTTGATTTTAGCTTGAATGGTAGTCATGAGATTGAAGTTTATCCAACTCTTTCTGCTGAGGAATTTGTCAGGGAAAATGTGCAGATACGACTTGCCAAAATATTGCCTGCAAAGGCTTTAGAATTTCTAAAAGTCTGTCATTTGTTGCAAATTGGTTTTAGCCAAGCGAATGAGAGCAAAATTCTCTATTTTCATCCCACTGATCACAATTACTTCGTTGATAATTTAGGAAATCATTTAGCTGATAGAGTTCATGCTTATTATAGACATCAAGCAGTGAGAGCTTTAGTAGTGTGTATTCCTGAAAGCGAGTTAATCAAAAGTTCAATTCAGAAATTAAATATGTATTATAATACCTAA
- a CDS encoding Uma2 family endonuclease, whose product MTTIQVKSFTLEEYHELIEIGFLKEDDHIQLINGELVEMVSKGTAHETCLRKLLKELPKLIEDRVILQSQAPISIPPKSEPEPDFAIVKNRDDDYFSSHPQGSDILLVIEVADSSIDYDQKVKIPLYAKAGIPDYWIFNLLDNCLECYSEPYQNKQGIFGYTNKRIVLPTQVISLPWFTDLQLDLSKVFPVY is encoded by the coding sequence ATGACTACAATTCAGGTTAAAAGCTTCACCCTAGAAGAATATCACGAACTCATTGAAATTGGCTTTTTAAAAGAAGATGATCACATTCAACTAATTAACGGAGAATTGGTAGAAATGGTATCAAAAGGTACGGCACATGAAACTTGTTTAAGAAAGCTATTAAAGGAACTTCCAAAACTTATAGAAGATAGAGTAATTCTGCAATCTCAAGCCCCCATTAGTATACCACCCAAAAGCGAACCAGAACCAGATTTTGCCATTGTCAAAAACCGTGATGATGATTATTTTTCATCTCACCCACAAGGGAGCGATATATTGTTAGTCATAGAAGTTGCAGATTCTTCCATAGACTATGACCAAAAGGTGAAAATACCTCTTTATGCGAAAGCGGGAATACCTGATTATTGGATATTTAATTTATTAGATAATTGCTTGGAATGTTACAGTGAACCATATCAAAATAAACAGGGGATATTTGGGTATACAAATAAGCGAATTGTTTTACCTACTCAGGTTATATCTTTACCTTGGTTTACTGATTTACAGCTTGATTTAAGTAAAGTGTTTCCTGTGTATTAA
- a CDS encoding S8 family peptidase — protein MPKSSIETEIHKLWNLTQGDSQICVAILDGLVDQSHNCFNAANLTRLPTLIQGEATANGSMSGHGTHVASIIFGQHNSSELRGIAPQCRGLIVPIFGDNNRKLSQLDLARAIEQAVNAGAHIINVSAGQLTDNGEAEGWLDRAVQLCKDHNVLIVAAAGNDGCECLHVPASLPTVLAVGAMNDQGKPIDFSNWGESYQNQGILAPGEHILGAKPGGGTQKLSGTSFATPIVSGVAALLLSLQVQRGETPDPAKVRAVLLETAIPCTDKDTDDISRCLLGKLNISGALQYFTGGTMSEELDTVETVDSIEAAGCGCAEITNSAEPEPSPEEFIPPEFFPVVPAVTTSAPFTNSSNSQSTTMSNRTSNYITASQAPSDLAEVNLVYALGTLGYDFGSEARRDSFKQLMPGVQIDGTAIPANPYDARQMVDYLGDNLSEAKSLIWTLNLELTPIYAIEPGGAFARDVYAILQQLLSGQIQAEDSENYVERVSIPGILSGRSVKLFSGQVVPVIEVPNIRGMYGWKVNTLVQAAIQTVQAQATEAQEESIRRTLGSFLSRIYYDLRNLGTTSQDRALNFASTNAFQAASTFAEAVATGMELDSITVEKSPFCRLDSDCWDVKLKFFDPENSRRAKKLFRFTIDVSDIIPVTLGEVRSWSTPY, from the coding sequence ATGCCAAAATCCTCAATTGAAACGGAAATACACAAATTATGGAACTTGACACAGGGTGATTCACAAATATGTGTAGCTATACTCGACGGATTGGTTGATCAATCTCATAATTGCTTTAATGCAGCAAATTTAACAAGATTGCCAACACTTATTCAGGGAGAAGCGACAGCTAATGGATCTATGTCTGGACATGGAACTCATGTAGCAAGCATCATATTTGGTCAACATAATTCTTCAGAATTACGGGGAATAGCTCCCCAATGTCGAGGGTTAATCGTCCCTATTTTTGGTGACAATAATAGGAAACTTTCTCAACTAGATCTAGCTCGCGCCATAGAACAAGCCGTCAATGCTGGAGCGCATATTATCAATGTCAGTGCTGGACAACTCACTGATAATGGTGAAGCAGAAGGCTGGTTAGATAGGGCTGTGCAACTATGCAAAGATCACAATGTTTTAATTGTGGCTGCTGCTGGTAATGATGGTTGCGAATGTTTGCACGTTCCCGCATCTTTACCCACCGTATTAGCAGTAGGGGCAATGAATGACCAAGGTAAACCCATAGACTTTAGTAACTGGGGAGAAAGCTATCAAAACCAAGGCATTCTTGCACCGGGAGAACACATCTTAGGGGCAAAACCGGGGGGAGGGACACAAAAACTCAGTGGTACTAGCTTTGCTACTCCTATTGTTTCCGGTGTCGCTGCTTTACTCCTAAGTCTGCAAGTTCAGCGTGGTGAAACACCCGACCCCGCTAAGGTGAGAGCGGTTTTATTAGAAACTGCTATACCTTGCACAGATAAGGATACAGACGATATTAGTCGCTGTTTATTAGGTAAATTAAATATTTCTGGTGCATTGCAATATTTTACAGGAGGAACAATGTCCGAAGAATTAGATACAGTAGAAACCGTTGACAGTATTGAAGCTGCTGGTTGCGGTTGTGCAGAGATTACAAATAGTGCTGAACCAGAACCCAGCCCGGAGGAATTTATACCCCCTGAATTTTTCCCAGTAGTTCCTGCTGTGACAACTTCCGCACCTTTCACAAATTCATCCAATTCTCAATCTACTACCATGTCAAATCGTACATCTAATTACATTACTGCTAGTCAAGCACCCAGCGATCTCGCTGAAGTTAACTTAGTGTATGCTTTAGGTACACTGGGTTATGATTTTGGTTCAGAAGCCAGAAGAGACTCCTTTAAACAATTAATGCCAGGGGTACAAATAGACGGAACAGCGATTCCCGCTAACCCTTATGATGCGCGGCAGATGGTAGATTATTTAGGAGATAATCTTTCTGAGGCTAAGTCCTTAATTTGGACATTGAATTTAGAATTAACTCCTATCTATGCAATAGAACCAGGTGGGGCTTTTGCCAGAGATGTCTATGCTATTTTACAACAATTATTATCGGGACAAATTCAAGCAGAAGACAGCGAGAATTATGTAGAGAGAGTCAGTATTCCCGGTATTTTATCAGGACGCAGTGTGAAACTATTTTCTGGTCAAGTTGTGCCAGTAATTGAAGTTCCCAACATTCGGGGAATGTATGGTTGGAAGGTTAACACCTTAGTTCAAGCTGCTATTCAGACAGTGCAAGCGCAAGCGACAGAAGCCCAAGAAGAGTCTATTCGTCGGACTTTGGGTAGTTTCCTCAGCCGCATTTATTATGATTTACGCAACTTGGGGACAACTTCCCAAGATAGGGCGTTGAATTTTGCCTCTACGAATGCTTTTCAAGCGGCTTCCACCTTTGCGGAAGCTGTGGCTACGGGTATGGAGTTGGATAGTATTACAGTAGAAAAAAGTCCTTTCTGTCGTTTAGATAGCGATTGTTGGGATGTAAAATTGAAGTTCTTTGACCCTGAAAATAGTCGTCGGGCGAAGAAGCTATTCCGGTTTACAATTGATGTGAGTGATATTATTCCTGTTACTTTGGGCGAAGTCCGTTCTTGGTCTACTCCTTATTAA
- a CDS encoding cyanobactin biosynthesis system PatB/AcyB/McaB family protein — MRLPKLSPPVKRPDIIYPHRSVDVIHGRVEDLVSIRMDLLHGANYNDPAAFQNRSYQQIKSSCSCVI; from the coding sequence ATGAGATTACCCAAACTTTCCCCCCCGGTAAAAAGACCAGATATTATTTATCCTCATCGTTCTGTTGATGTCATTCATGGTAGAGTCGAGGACTTAGTTAGCATTCGCATGGACTTATTACATGGTGCTAATTATAATGACCCCGCTGCATTTCAAAATCGTAGTTATCAGCAAATTAAATCTTCTTGCAGTTGTGTAATTTAG
- a CDS encoding XisI protein, with protein MEKLEQYRNYVKQVITEYAQLGSAKDEIEQQLIFDSFGDHYQLMYVGWKNRKRQHGCVLHLDIKDQKIWIQHDGTEIGIADELVKLGVPKSDIVLAFHEPLVRQYTDFAVG; from the coding sequence ATGGAAAAACTAGAACAATATCGCAATTATGTCAAACAAGTGATCACAGAATATGCTCAATTAGGTTCAGCTAAAGATGAAATTGAACAACAATTGATTTTTGATAGTTTTGGTGATCATTATCAATTGATGTATGTGGGTTGGAAAAACAGAAAACGGCAGCATGGTTGTGTTTTGCATTTGGATATTAAAGATCAGAAAATTTGGATACAACATGATGGAACTGAAATTGGTATAGCAGATGAGTTAGTTAAATTAGGAGTGCCAAAATCAGATATTGTTTTAGCATTTCATGAACCTTTGGTGAGACAATATACAGATTTTGCTGTTGGTTGA
- the ffh gene encoding signal recognition particle protein, which produces MFDALSDRLESAWKKLRGQDKISQSNIQDALREVRRALLEADVNLQVVKDFISEVETKAQGAEVIAGVRPDQQFIKIVYDELVQVMGEENVPLAEVAGKTTVVLMAGLQGTGKTTATAKLALHLRKQDRSCLLVATDIYRPAAIDQLITLGKQIDVPVFELGIAADPVEIARQGVERARAEGINTVIIDTAGRLQIDEDMMAELARIKEVVQPDETLLVVDAMTGQEAANLTRTFHNQIGITGAILTKMDGDSRGGAALSVRQISGAPIKFVGVGEKVEALQPFYPDRMASRILGMGDVLTLVEKAQEEIDLADAEQMQEKILSAKFDFTDFLKQMRLLKNMGSLGGIMKMIPGMNKLSDDQLKHGETQLKRCEAMINSMTGKERRDPDLLSSSPSRRRRIASGSGYREADVSKLVADFQKMRSLMQQMGQGGIPGMGGMFGGGNPLAAGGNRPSPGWRGYPGGAPPAKKKKEKKKKGFGTL; this is translated from the coding sequence ATGTTTGATGCACTATCTGACCGTTTAGAATCCGCCTGGAAAAAACTGCGAGGACAGGATAAAATCTCCCAATCCAATATACAAGACGCTTTGCGGGAAGTGCGTCGGGCTTTATTGGAAGCAGATGTTAACCTCCAGGTAGTCAAAGATTTTATTAGCGAAGTCGAAACCAAGGCCCAGGGGGCTGAAGTTATCGCTGGTGTACGTCCTGACCAACAATTCATCAAAATTGTTTATGATGAATTAGTGCAGGTGATGGGGGAAGAAAATGTTCCCCTCGCAGAAGTTGCGGGGAAAACCACCGTTGTGTTAATGGCTGGTTTGCAAGGAACCGGTAAAACCACAGCTACCGCAAAATTAGCCTTGCATTTACGCAAACAAGACCGTAGTTGCTTATTAGTGGCTACAGACATCTATCGTCCCGCAGCTATTGACCAATTAATTACCCTTGGTAAGCAAATTGATGTCCCCGTATTTGAACTGGGAATTGCAGCAGACCCCGTAGAAATTGCCCGTCAAGGTGTGGAACGCGCCAGAGCCGAAGGCATAAATACAGTAATTATTGATACTGCCGGACGCTTGCAAATAGATGAAGATATGATGGCGGAATTAGCCCGCATCAAAGAAGTAGTCCAGCCCGATGAAACCCTGTTAGTTGTGGATGCAATGACCGGGCAAGAGGCAGCAAATCTCACGCGCACCTTCCATAACCAAATCGGCATTACTGGGGCAATCCTGACCAAAATGGATGGGGATAGCCGAGGTGGTGCGGCGTTGTCAGTGCGGCAAATTTCCGGTGCGCCGATTAAATTTGTGGGTGTGGGGGAAAAAGTCGAGGCTCTACAACCGTTTTATCCTGACCGGATGGCTTCGCGGATTTTGGGGATGGGGGATGTTCTTACTTTAGTAGAAAAAGCCCAAGAAGAGATAGATTTGGCAGATGCGGAGCAAATGCAGGAGAAAATCCTGTCAGCAAAATTTGATTTTACTGACTTTCTCAAGCAAATGCGGTTGTTGAAAAACATGGGTTCTTTGGGCGGAATTATGAAGATGATTCCGGGCATGAACAAGCTTTCTGATGACCAGTTAAAGCATGGAGAAACCCAGCTAAAACGCTGTGAAGCCATGATCAATTCCATGACGGGTAAAGAACGCCGTGACCCAGATTTATTATCGAGTTCTCCCAGTCGCCGCCGTCGAATTGCTTCTGGCTCTGGGTATAGAGAAGCGGATGTAAGCAAACTGGTAGCGGACTTCCAAAAAATGCGATCGCTCATGCAGCAAATGGGACAGGGTGGCATTCCCGGTATGGGAGGAATGTTTGGCGGTGGTAATCCCTTAGCAGCAGGTGGTAATCGTCCTTCACCCGGCTGGCGCGGTTATCCCGGTGGCGCACCACCAGCTAAGAAAAAGAAAGAGAAAAAGAAAAAAGGTTTTGGGACTCTTTAA
- a CDS encoding cyanobactin biosynthesis PatC/TenC/TruC family protein, producing the protein MSKQKKTPANSSQPEPEQTAEIKRNILSTGLEDYGFWSQEMARQKAQQTEPDKPFRRGRIWC; encoded by the coding sequence ATGAGTAAACAAAAGAAAACCCCCGCAAATTCGAGTCAACCAGAACCCGAACAAACAGCAGAAATTAAACGTAATATTTTGTCAACTGGTTTGGAAGATTATGGTTTTTGGTCGCAGGAAATGGCTAGACAAAAAGCCCAACAAACTGAACCTGATAAACCTTTCCGTCGTGGTCGGATTTGGTGTTAG
- a CDS encoding anacyclamide/piricyclamide family prenylated cyclic peptide: MTKKNIRPQQVAPVEREIISTAKDQSGQVEAQLFWFSPPFAGDDAE, from the coding sequence ATGACTAAGAAGAACATCCGCCCCCAACAAGTTGCCCCCGTAGAACGCGAAATCATCTCCACTGCCAAGGATCAAAGCGGTCAAGTGGAAGCCCAGCTGTTCTGGTTTAGTCCTCCTTTTGCGGGCGACGACGCAGAGTAA
- a CDS encoding anacyclamide/piricyclamide family prenylated cyclic peptide produces the protein MTKKNIRPQQVAPVERETISTAKDQSGQVTARSWRDPSEDTFAPFAGDDAE, from the coding sequence ATGACTAAGAAGAACATCCGCCCCCAACAAGTTGCTCCCGTAGAACGCGAAACCATCTCTACTGCCAAGGATCAAAGCGGTCAGGTTACAGCCCGTTCATGGAGAGATCCAAGTGAGGATACGTTCGCTCCTTTTGCGGGCGACGACGCGGAGTAA